GCTGTAGGCCCTCTGCGAAGCAACAACTGGTTTTCTATAAGAGAAATGTGTAAAATTATGCGCTTTTTCCATTCAATAATCTTAATGGATTTTTAATTTCGTGGCTTTTTACGTACAAAAATATGGCGGCACTTCGGTCGGAAGTACCGAGAGAATAAAAAATGTAGCTCGTCGGGTTGCGAAGTTCCATTCACAGGGACATCGACTCGTTGTTGTCGTATCGGCAATGAGCGGTGAAACCAACCGGTTAATTGCTTTAGCGCATGAAGTACAGGAAAATCCCAGCCCGCGTGAGCTGGATGTCATGATCTCGACAGGTGAGCAGGTTTCAATTGCACTCTTGGCAATGGCGCTCATGGAACTGAATGTAAAAGCCAAAAGTTACACCGGCTCTCAAGTCAGGATATTAACCGATAGCACATTCACCAAAGCGCGCATTTTGAGCATAGACGAAGACAAAATTCGAGCGGATTTAGATGCCGGATATGTCGTAGTTGTTGCCGGATTCCAGGGCGTCGATGAAAAAGGCAGTATTACTACTTTAGGGCGCGGTGGTTCAGATACGACCGGCGTTGCGCTTGCGGCTGCGCTTAAAGCCGATGAATGCCAGATTTATACCGATGTCGATGGAATTTATACTACCGATCCCCGTGTAGTTGCCGAAGCCAGAAGATTAAACACCATTACTTTCGAAGAGATGCTGGAAATGGCAAGCCTGGGTTCGAAAGTATTACAGCTTAGATCAGTCGAGTTTGCCGGAAAATATAAAGTCAAACTCAGAGTTTTATCCAGTTTTGAAGAAGACGGGCATGGTACGCTGATCACATTTGAGGAAGATGAAAATATGGAGCAAGCGGTTATTTCAGGTATTGCATTCAATCGTGATGAGGCAAAAATTACAGTTTTGGGCGTGCCAGACCATCCTGGCATTGCATATCAGATCCTTGGGCCTGTCGCTGATGCCAATATTGATGTCGACATGATTATTCAGAATGTCGGGCACGATGGCCTGACGGATTTCTCTTTCACCGTTCACCGCAATGAGTTTAAAAACACGATGAATATCCTGAAAGAGCAGATTCAACCGCATATTGGTGCCCGTGACGTGCTCGGAGGTGATAGAATTGCCAAGGTTTCAGTAGTTGGCGTTGGTATGCGCTCGCATGCGGGAATTGCCAGTAAAATGTTCCGCGTATTAGCGGAAGAAGGCATTAACATCCAGATGATTGCAACTTCCGAAATTAAAATATCAGTTATCGTAGACGAAAAATATATGGAATTGGCTGTGCGGGTTCTGCATAAGGCATTCGACCTTGAACAAGCACTATAAACACCAATCAGCGCATTAAGAAACGAAAAGAATCATCAATCGGAGAGATGGCCGAGTGGTCGAAGGCGCTCCCCTGCTAAGGGAGTATAGGCTCAAAAAGCTTATCGAGGGTTCGAATCCCTCTCTCTCCGCCACAGATGCACCAATAGATACCTAGCAACACCAAAGAAACCCGCATGAATGATAAGTTTGGCGGGTTTTTTGTTATCTGTAGCCAATCATGTGAAATGTGAGTAACAAGCAAAATTTGTGAGTAACTTTGTGAGTAACTATAATACACGCAAAAAAGTTACTCACATTTTTGAGCAATCCGACAGGATAAAGGCATTCACATGAAGCTGACCGATTCAATCATCAAAGCAGCAAAGCCCAAAGAGAAAGATTATTCACTAGCAGACGGTCATGGACTGGCTTTATTAGTGAAATCTTCGGGTGCGAAATGGTGGCGGTATCGATACCGTTTTAATGGCACGCCAAAAATGCTTTCAATGGGTGTCTATCCTGATGTGACATTGAAAGAAGCGCGCAATGAACAGGCACGCTTCAAGGAAATACTGAGCAACGGTATAGACCCGTCAGAGAACCGCAAGGAAGAGAAGCAGCAGGCAGCGATAGCCGCGGCTAACAGTTTTGAATCGATTGCCCGTCTTTGGTGGAATCACTGGAAGCATGACAAAACCGAACGCCATGCAGGCTACACGATCCGGCGCATGGAAGCGGATGTTTTCCCTGTCATTGGCCATAAGCCCGTAAATGAAATCACCGCAACCCAGCTTATAGCGATGATACGCAAGGTGGAATCTCGCGGTGCGCTGGATATAGCCAAGCGGGTTTTGACCCTATGCGGGCAAGTTATGCGCTATGCCGTGGCGCATGGCATGGCGGAACGGAATCCGGCAGCTGACATAAAGCCTGCTGATGTGCTGAAACCGGCAATCAAGACCAATCGCGCACGATTGAGTGAAAAAGAATTGCCTGAGTTATTGCGCAAGATCGATGGTTATGACGGGCAGCCCCTCACCCGCCTGGCAATGCAACTGATGGCTTTAACATTCGTTAGAACTGGTGAATTAATTGGCGCCCAATGGGATGAAATCGACCTGATCAAGCGTGAATGGCGCATACCGGCGGAGCGCATGAAGATGAAGACACCGCACATTGTGCCACTGAGTCAACAGGCAATAGCGGTATTGGAAGAAATCCGCAAACTGGCAGCCGATGATATATTGATATTTCCGAGCGAGCGCCGGGATGGTAAATCAATGAGCAATAACACTATTCTTTATGCACTCTACCGAATGGGCTACCACTCCCGCATGACCGGACACGGCTTCAGGGGGATAGCTTCAACGATACTTCACGAACAGGGATTCAATCATGACCATATCGAATTGCAGCTTGCGCATACTCAACGCGATGCAGTATCGGCGGCATATAATCATGCGCTATATTTGGAACCACGAGCAAAGATGATGCAAGACTGGGCAAATTATTTAGATGCAACTAAAGTTAATGCACCAATCACAATACCGTTAACTGCTGCATAAACACAAAAACACCATATGGCAATAACCTTAACTATTGATGCAATTAGAAAACGCGCTGCCAAGTTTGCGAAAAGCTATGAAAACATAAAATCTGAGAAACAACACGATCAGAATTTCATGAGAGATTTTTGTGAAGTATTCGGCATCAACGCTAGGCGCATCGAATGGCAGTATAAAACCAAGACCGTTACATGGGTGGATGGTTTTATTCCCGGTATGCTGCTGTTTGAAATGAAATCGGCCGGTGAGAATCTGGATGAAGCTTACGGGCAAGCTGCTCGATATATTGCCCAGCTAAAAGATAAAGATTTGCCATCAACCGTGATCGTCAGTGACTTTCAGCGAATTCA
This is a stretch of genomic DNA from Nitrosomonas sp. sh817. It encodes these proteins:
- a CDS encoding aspartate kinase encodes the protein MAFYVQKYGGTSVGSTERIKNVARRVAKFHSQGHRLVVVVSAMSGETNRLIALAHEVQENPSPRELDVMISTGEQVSIALLAMALMELNVKAKSYTGSQVRILTDSTFTKARILSIDEDKIRADLDAGYVVVVAGFQGVDEKGSITTLGRGGSDTTGVALAAALKADECQIYTDVDGIYTTDPRVVAEARRLNTITFEEMLEMASLGSKVLQLRSVEFAGKYKVKLRVLSSFEEDGHGTLITFEEDENMEQAVISGIAFNRDEAKITVLGVPDHPGIAYQILGPVADANIDVDMIIQNVGHDGLTDFSFTVHRNEFKNTMNILKEQIQPHIGARDVLGGDRIAKVSVVGVGMRSHAGIASKMFRVLAEEGINIQMIATSEIKISVIVDEKYMELAVRVLHKAFDLEQAL
- a CDS encoding integrase arm-type DNA-binding domain-containing protein — protein: MKLTDSIIKAAKPKEKDYSLADGHGLALLVKSSGAKWWRYRYRFNGTPKMLSMGVYPDVTLKEARNEQARFKEILSNGIDPSENRKEEKQQAAIAAANSFESIARLWWNHWKHDKTERHAGYTIRRMEADVFPVIGHKPVNEITATQLIAMIRKVESRGALDIAKRVLTLCGQVMRYAVAHGMAERNPAADIKPADVLKPAIKTNRARLSEKELPELLRKIDGYDGQPLTRLAMQLMALTFVRTGELIGAQWDEIDLIKREWRIPAERMKMKTPHIVPLSQQAIAVLEEIRKLAADDILIFPSERRDGKSMSNNTILYALYRMGYHSRMTGHGFRGIASTILHEQGFNHDHIELQLAHTQRDAVSAAYNHALYLEPRAKMMQDWANYLDATKVNAPITIPLTAA